Proteins from a genomic interval of Papaver somniferum cultivar HN1 chromosome 4, ASM357369v1, whole genome shotgun sequence:
- the LOC113272224 gene encoding probable carboxylesterase 8, which translates to MAKTGFAWDIDAATTDPYEKLMCVHNPDEDTLVRNLPIPVIPLDQNTKDISLNPGRKTSIRIFRPATELFVTNKLPVIIYFHGGGFILFSAASIIVHNFCQSIATHLPAVVVSVEYRLAPESRLPAAYDDAVDALNWVKTQALDTLNGEPWLKEYVDFSKCFIMGCSSGANIAYFANLRALEMDLEPVKINGLILHIPFFGSLERTESEQSVNT; encoded by the coding sequence ATGGCTAAAACAGGTTTCGCCTGGGATATTGATGCTGCTACAACCGATCCTTATGAGAAACTTATGTGCGTCCACAATCCGGACGAAGATACTCTTGTCAGAAACCTCCCAATTCCGGTTATTCCCTTAGATCAGAACACCAAAGACATTTCTTTAAATCCTGGCCGGAAAACCTCAATCCGAATTTTTCGACCAGCAACTGAACTCTTTGTAACAAATAAGCTTCCTGTAATAATTTACTTTCATGGTGGTGGTTTCATTCTTTTCAGTGCAGCTTCAATTATTGTCCACAATTTCTGCCAATCCATTGCAACTCATTTACCTGCAGTAGTCGTCTCTGTAGAATACCGTCTTGCGCCCGAAAGCCGACTTCCCGCTGCCTATGATGATGCTGTGGATGCTCTCAACTGGGTCAAAACTCAAGCTTTAGATACCTTAAATGGTGAACCATGGTTGAAAGAGTATGTTGATTTCTCAAAGTGTTTCATTATGGGGTGCAGCTCTGGTGCTAATATTGCATATTTTGCCAATTTGAGAGCATTGGAAATGGATCTTGAACCAGTTAAGATCAATGGGCTAATACTGCACATACCTTTCTTTGGTAGTCTTGAGAGAACTGAATCAGAACAaagtgtgaacacataa